One window of the Sparus aurata chromosome 7, fSpaAur1.1, whole genome shotgun sequence genome contains the following:
- the slc12a5b gene encoding solute carrier family 12 member 5b isoform X1 gives MTDCEEGEGGPNSQGDGHPKESSPFINSSAATDAEKSQQYDGKNMALFEEEMDTSPMVSSLLSSLANYSNLPTGSKEHEEAENNEEGARPSKKPVKAPQLGTLMGVYLPCIQNIFGVILFLRMTWMVGIGGVFGSFIIVFMCCSTTMLTAISMSAIATNGVVPAGGSYYMISRSLGPEFGGAVGICFYLGTTFAGAMYILGCIEILLIYIIPQAAIFKIEGLEGPEAEAALLNNMRVYGTLVLSLMALVVFVGVKYVNKLALVFLACVILSILAVYAGVIKTAVDPPVFPVCLLGNRTLLSKAYDVCAKVIEIDNETVTTKLWSSFCDSDSLNATCDDYFANNNVTEIQGIPGVTSGILAKNLFGNYLEKGVIIEKRGLASDADPDSPPTSSNRYVLADITSFFTLLVGIYFPSVTGIMAGSNRSGDLRDAQKSIPIGTIAAITTTSTVYMSCVVLFGACIEGVVLRDKFGEGVNGNLVIGTLAWPSPWVIVIGSFFSTCGAGLQSLTGAPRLLQAISRDGIIPFLRVFGHGKANGEPTWALLLTASICEIGIIIASLDAVAPILSMFFLMCYMFVNLACALQTLLRTPNWRPRFKFYHWALSFLGMSLCLSLMFICSWYYAIVAMGIATCIYKYIEFCGAEKEWGDGIRGISLSAARFALMRLEEGPPHTKNWRPQILVLVSVDAEQNVEQPRLISLTNQLKAGKGLTIVGTSVQGTFLDNYAEAQRADQSLRKLMETEKVKGFSQVVISSNLRDGTSHLIQIGGLGGLKHNTVMVSWPRNWKQPEYHQQFRNFIETVRETTVASLALLVPKNIAAYPSNGERFTEGHIDVWWIVHDGGMLMLLPFLLRQNKVWRKCKMRIFTVAQMDDNSIQMKKDLITFLYHLRIDAAVEVVEMHDGDISAYTYEKTLVMEQRSQILKQMHLTKNEMEREIQSITDSSRGSIRRKNPPGMRSQHSAEEGASLAEKPEDESVAVSNPKQVQLIHNKNASTPTSPTSPTSPAGPAGAAATWTDNKGADKGTALLSPGPEAGKDFFNMKPEWENLNQIDVRRMHTAMRLNEVITKKSKEAKLVLLNMPGPPKNRVGNENYMEFLEVLTEGLNRVLLVRGGGREVITIYS, from the exons gcGATGGGCACCCCAAAGAGAGCAGTCCCTTCATTAACAGCAGTGCAGCCACAGATGCAGAAAAGAGCCAGCAGTATGATGGCAAGAATATGGCTCTGTTTGAG gaagAGATGGATACCAGTCCAATggtctcctctctgctcagcAGTCTGGCCAACTACTCCAACCTCCCGACGGGCAGCAAAGAGCACGAAGAGGCTGAGAATAACGAGGAGGGGGCACGTCCGTCTAAAAAACCTGTCAAG GCACCACAGTTGGGCACTCTCATGGGAGTGTATTTGCCATGTATCCAGAACATTTTTGGGGTGATCCTCTTCCTGCGGATGACATGGATGGTTGGGATTGGAGGCGTCTTTGGCTCGTTCATAATCGTCTTCATGTGTTGCTCCACA ACAATGCTTACAGCCATCTCCATGAGTGCTATTGCAACAAATGGAGTCGTACCAG ccGGAGGTTCGTATTACATGATCTCTCGCTCCCTCGGGCCAGAGTTTGGTGGAGCTGTTGGGATCTGCTTCTACTTAGGCACCACTTTTGCAGGTGCCATGTACATTCTTGGCTGTATTGAAATTCTGCTG ATTTACATCATTCCTCAGGCGGCCATCTTCAAGATCGAGGGTCTCGAAGGGCCAGAGGCAGAGGCGGCTCTCCTCAACAACATGCGGGTGTACGGCACCCTGGTGCTGAGCTTGATGGCACTGGTGGTATTTGTGGGAGTCAAATATGTGAACAAGCTAGCGCTGGTCTTCCTGGCCTGCGTCATCCTCTCCATACTAGCTGTTTATGCTGGAGTCATCAAGACTGCGGTCGACCCCCCAGTTTTCCC CGTCTGCCTCTTGGGTAATCGGACTCTTCTCTCAAAAGCATATGACGTCTGTGCAAAGGTCATTGAAATAGATAATGAGACTGTCACCACCAAACTGTGGAGTTCCTTCTGTGATTCTGATTCCCTCAACGCCACTTGTGATGACTACTTTGCCAACAACAACGTCACAGAGATACAGGGCATCCCCGGAGTCACGAGTGGCATCCTGGCAA AGAACCTGTTTGGTAACTACTTGGAGAAAGGGGTGATTATTGAGAAGCGTGGGCTTGCATCAGACGCAGATCCAGACAGTCCACCAACCAGCTCCAACCGCTACGTCCTGGCAGATATTACCAGCTTCTTCACGCTGCTCGTCGGGATATACTTTCCATCCGTCACAG GTATTATGGCAGGCTCCAACCGTTCTGGAGATTTGCGTGATGCTCAGAAGTCGATCCCAATCGGCACGATCGCAGCCATCACCACCACATCTACTGTGT ACATGTCTTGTGTGGTGCTGTTCGGGGCCTGTATTGAAGGAGTAGTTCTAAGAGACAA GTTTGGTGAGGGAGTTAACGGTAACCTGGTGATTGGGACTCTGGCGTGGCCTTCTCCGTGGGTCATTGTGATTGGCTCTTTCTTTTCCACGTGCGGAGCCGGTCTCCAGAGTCTGACCGGGGCGCCACGTCTACTGCAGGCCATCTCTCGGGACGGCATCATCCCATTTCTAAGA GTGTTTGGGCATGGCAAAGCCAACGGGGAGCCCACCTGGGCCCTTCTGCTCACAGCTAGCATTTGTGAGATTGGCATCATAATTGCCTCCCTGGATGCCGTCGCACCCATCCTCTCCAT GTTCTTCTTGATGTGCTACATGTTTGTCAATCTTGCCTGTGCGCTGCAAACTTTGCTGAGGACACCAAACTGGAGGCCGCGCTTTAAGTTCTACCACTG GGCTTTGTCTTTCTTGGGTATGAGCCTTTGCTTGTCGCTCATGTTCATCTGCTCCTGGTATTACGCCATAGTAGCCATGGGCATCGCCACCTGCATCTACAAATACATTGAGTTCTGTGG AGCTGAGAAGGAGTGGGGTGATGGGATACGTGGCATCTCTCTCAGCGCTGCACGCTTCGCTCTCATGAGGCTGGAGGAGGGACCGCCACACACCAAGAACTGGAG GCCTCAGATCCTGGTTCTGGTGAGTGTGGACGCTGAGCAGAACGTAGAACAGCCTCGTCTGATCTCTCTGACCAATCAGCTGAAAGCAGGGAAGGGTCTGACCATCGTTGGCACCTCAGTCCAAGGAACATTCCTCGACAACTACGCTGAGGCCCAGAGAGCCGATCAG TCTTTGCGGAAGTTGATGGAGACAGAGAAAGTGAAGGGCTTCTCTCAGGTGGTCATCTCCTCCAATCTGAGAGACGGGACATCCCACCTGATCCAGATTGGAGGACTGGGAGGTCTGAAGCACAACACTGTGATGGTCAGCTGGCCCCGTAACTGGAAACAACCTGAGTACCACCAGCAGTTCAGGAACTTTATTG AGACGGTTCGAGAGACTACTGTTGCCAGTTTGGCTTTGTTAGTTCCTAAGAATATTGCCGCCTACCCGTCCAATGGGGAGCGCTTCACCGAAGGTCACATAGATGTGTGGTGGATCGTCCATGATGGAGGCATGTTGATGCTTCTGCCCTTTCTGCTGCGACAGAACAAG GTGTGGAGGAAGTGCAAGATGCGCATTTTCACTGTCGCTCAAATGGATGACAACAGTATCCAGATGAAGAAAGACCTCATCACCTTCCTCTATCACCTGCGCATCGATGCTgcggtggaggtggtggagatg CATGACGGTGACATCTCAGCCTACACCTATGAGAAGACACTAGTGATGGAGCAGCGATCTCAGATCCTCAAACAGATGCATCTGACCAAGAacgagatggagagagag ATCCAGAGCATTACGGATTCATCCCGTGGGTCCATTCGGCGTAAAAACCCGCCTGGCATGCGCTCACAGCACAGTGCTGAGGAGGGAGCCAGCCTGGCTGAGAAACCAGAAGACGAG TCTGTGGCTGTCTCCAACCCAAAACAGGTACAACTGATTCACAATAAGAACGCTTCCACACCGACCAGCCCAACCAGCCCCACGTCTCCGGCTGGGCCTGCAGGGGCCGCCGCTACTTGGACAGACAACAAGGGTGCAGACAAGGGGACGGCCCTTCTATCCCCGGGCCCAGAGGCAGGCAAAGACTTCTTCAACATGAAACC GGAATGGGAGAACTT GAACCAGATCGATGTGAGGCGTATGCACACAGCTATGCGGCTCAATGAGGTCATCACAAAGAAGTCCAAGGAGGCAAAACTTGTCCTGCTCAACATGCCCGGACCACCCAAGAATCGCGTGGGCAATGAAAACT ACATGGAGTTCCTTGAGGTTCTGACTGAGGGTCTCAACCGGGTCCTTCTGGTGCGCGGAGGTGGACGTGAGGTCATCACCATCTACTCCTGA
- the slc12a5b gene encoding solute carrier family 12 member 5b isoform X2: protein MTDCEEGEGGPNSQGDGHPKESSPFINSSAATDAEKSQQYDGKNMALFEEEMDTSPMVSSLLSSLANYSNLPTGSKEHEEAENNEEGARPSKKPVKAPQLGTLMGVYLPCIQNIFGVILFLRMTWMVGIGGVFGSFIIVFMCCSTTMLTAISMSAIATNGVVPAGGSYYMISRSLGPEFGGAVGICFYLGTTFAGAMYILGCIEILLIYIIPQAAIFKIEGLEGPEAEAALLNNMRVYGTLVLSLMALVVFVGVKYVNKLALVFLACVILSILAVYAGVIKTAVDPPVFPVCLLGNRTLLSKAYDVCAKVIEIDNETVTTKLWSSFCDSDSLNATCDDYFANNNVTEIQGIPGVTSGILAKNLFGNYLEKGVIIEKRGLASDADPDSPPTSSNRYVLADITSFFTLLVGIYFPSVTGIMAGSNRSGDLRDAQKSIPIGTIAAITTTSTVYMSCVVLFGACIEGVVLRDKFGEGVNGNLVIGTLAWPSPWVIVIGSFFSTCGAGLQSLTGAPRLLQAISRDGIIPFLRVFGHGKANGEPTWALLLTASICEIGIIIASLDAVAPILSMFFLMCYMFVNLACALQTLLRTPNWRPRFKFYHWALSFLGMSLCLSLMFICSWYYAIVAMGIATCIYKYIEFCGAEKEWGDGIRGISLSAARFALMRLEEGPPHTKNWRPQILVLVSVDAEQNVEQPRLISLTNQLKAGKGLTIVGTSVQGTFLDNYAEAQRADQSLRKLMETEKVKGFSQVVISSNLRDGTSHLIQIGGLGGLKHNTVMVSWPRNWKQPEYHQQFRNFIETVRETTVASLALLVPKNIAAYPSNGERFTEGHIDVWWIVHDGGMLMLLPFLLRQNKVWRKCKMRIFTVAQMDDNSIQMKKDLITFLYHLRIDAAVEVVEMHDGDISAYTYEKTLVMEQRSQILKQMHLTKNEMEREIQSITDSSRGSIRRKNPPGMRSQHSAEEGASLAEKPEDEVQLIHNKNASTPTSPTSPTSPAGPAGAAATWTDNKGADKGTALLSPGPEAGKDFFNMKPEWENLNQIDVRRMHTAMRLNEVITKKSKEAKLVLLNMPGPPKNRVGNENYMEFLEVLTEGLNRVLLVRGGGREVITIYS from the exons gcGATGGGCACCCCAAAGAGAGCAGTCCCTTCATTAACAGCAGTGCAGCCACAGATGCAGAAAAGAGCCAGCAGTATGATGGCAAGAATATGGCTCTGTTTGAG gaagAGATGGATACCAGTCCAATggtctcctctctgctcagcAGTCTGGCCAACTACTCCAACCTCCCGACGGGCAGCAAAGAGCACGAAGAGGCTGAGAATAACGAGGAGGGGGCACGTCCGTCTAAAAAACCTGTCAAG GCACCACAGTTGGGCACTCTCATGGGAGTGTATTTGCCATGTATCCAGAACATTTTTGGGGTGATCCTCTTCCTGCGGATGACATGGATGGTTGGGATTGGAGGCGTCTTTGGCTCGTTCATAATCGTCTTCATGTGTTGCTCCACA ACAATGCTTACAGCCATCTCCATGAGTGCTATTGCAACAAATGGAGTCGTACCAG ccGGAGGTTCGTATTACATGATCTCTCGCTCCCTCGGGCCAGAGTTTGGTGGAGCTGTTGGGATCTGCTTCTACTTAGGCACCACTTTTGCAGGTGCCATGTACATTCTTGGCTGTATTGAAATTCTGCTG ATTTACATCATTCCTCAGGCGGCCATCTTCAAGATCGAGGGTCTCGAAGGGCCAGAGGCAGAGGCGGCTCTCCTCAACAACATGCGGGTGTACGGCACCCTGGTGCTGAGCTTGATGGCACTGGTGGTATTTGTGGGAGTCAAATATGTGAACAAGCTAGCGCTGGTCTTCCTGGCCTGCGTCATCCTCTCCATACTAGCTGTTTATGCTGGAGTCATCAAGACTGCGGTCGACCCCCCAGTTTTCCC CGTCTGCCTCTTGGGTAATCGGACTCTTCTCTCAAAAGCATATGACGTCTGTGCAAAGGTCATTGAAATAGATAATGAGACTGTCACCACCAAACTGTGGAGTTCCTTCTGTGATTCTGATTCCCTCAACGCCACTTGTGATGACTACTTTGCCAACAACAACGTCACAGAGATACAGGGCATCCCCGGAGTCACGAGTGGCATCCTGGCAA AGAACCTGTTTGGTAACTACTTGGAGAAAGGGGTGATTATTGAGAAGCGTGGGCTTGCATCAGACGCAGATCCAGACAGTCCACCAACCAGCTCCAACCGCTACGTCCTGGCAGATATTACCAGCTTCTTCACGCTGCTCGTCGGGATATACTTTCCATCCGTCACAG GTATTATGGCAGGCTCCAACCGTTCTGGAGATTTGCGTGATGCTCAGAAGTCGATCCCAATCGGCACGATCGCAGCCATCACCACCACATCTACTGTGT ACATGTCTTGTGTGGTGCTGTTCGGGGCCTGTATTGAAGGAGTAGTTCTAAGAGACAA GTTTGGTGAGGGAGTTAACGGTAACCTGGTGATTGGGACTCTGGCGTGGCCTTCTCCGTGGGTCATTGTGATTGGCTCTTTCTTTTCCACGTGCGGAGCCGGTCTCCAGAGTCTGACCGGGGCGCCACGTCTACTGCAGGCCATCTCTCGGGACGGCATCATCCCATTTCTAAGA GTGTTTGGGCATGGCAAAGCCAACGGGGAGCCCACCTGGGCCCTTCTGCTCACAGCTAGCATTTGTGAGATTGGCATCATAATTGCCTCCCTGGATGCCGTCGCACCCATCCTCTCCAT GTTCTTCTTGATGTGCTACATGTTTGTCAATCTTGCCTGTGCGCTGCAAACTTTGCTGAGGACACCAAACTGGAGGCCGCGCTTTAAGTTCTACCACTG GGCTTTGTCTTTCTTGGGTATGAGCCTTTGCTTGTCGCTCATGTTCATCTGCTCCTGGTATTACGCCATAGTAGCCATGGGCATCGCCACCTGCATCTACAAATACATTGAGTTCTGTGG AGCTGAGAAGGAGTGGGGTGATGGGATACGTGGCATCTCTCTCAGCGCTGCACGCTTCGCTCTCATGAGGCTGGAGGAGGGACCGCCACACACCAAGAACTGGAG GCCTCAGATCCTGGTTCTGGTGAGTGTGGACGCTGAGCAGAACGTAGAACAGCCTCGTCTGATCTCTCTGACCAATCAGCTGAAAGCAGGGAAGGGTCTGACCATCGTTGGCACCTCAGTCCAAGGAACATTCCTCGACAACTACGCTGAGGCCCAGAGAGCCGATCAG TCTTTGCGGAAGTTGATGGAGACAGAGAAAGTGAAGGGCTTCTCTCAGGTGGTCATCTCCTCCAATCTGAGAGACGGGACATCCCACCTGATCCAGATTGGAGGACTGGGAGGTCTGAAGCACAACACTGTGATGGTCAGCTGGCCCCGTAACTGGAAACAACCTGAGTACCACCAGCAGTTCAGGAACTTTATTG AGACGGTTCGAGAGACTACTGTTGCCAGTTTGGCTTTGTTAGTTCCTAAGAATATTGCCGCCTACCCGTCCAATGGGGAGCGCTTCACCGAAGGTCACATAGATGTGTGGTGGATCGTCCATGATGGAGGCATGTTGATGCTTCTGCCCTTTCTGCTGCGACAGAACAAG GTGTGGAGGAAGTGCAAGATGCGCATTTTCACTGTCGCTCAAATGGATGACAACAGTATCCAGATGAAGAAAGACCTCATCACCTTCCTCTATCACCTGCGCATCGATGCTgcggtggaggtggtggagatg CATGACGGTGACATCTCAGCCTACACCTATGAGAAGACACTAGTGATGGAGCAGCGATCTCAGATCCTCAAACAGATGCATCTGACCAAGAacgagatggagagagag ATCCAGAGCATTACGGATTCATCCCGTGGGTCCATTCGGCGTAAAAACCCGCCTGGCATGCGCTCACAGCACAGTGCTGAGGAGGGAGCCAGCCTGGCTGAGAAACCAGAAGACGAG GTACAACTGATTCACAATAAGAACGCTTCCACACCGACCAGCCCAACCAGCCCCACGTCTCCGGCTGGGCCTGCAGGGGCCGCCGCTACTTGGACAGACAACAAGGGTGCAGACAAGGGGACGGCCCTTCTATCCCCGGGCCCAGAGGCAGGCAAAGACTTCTTCAACATGAAACC GGAATGGGAGAACTT GAACCAGATCGATGTGAGGCGTATGCACACAGCTATGCGGCTCAATGAGGTCATCACAAAGAAGTCCAAGGAGGCAAAACTTGTCCTGCTCAACATGCCCGGACCACCCAAGAATCGCGTGGGCAATGAAAACT ACATGGAGTTCCTTGAGGTTCTGACTGAGGGTCTCAACCGGGTCCTTCTGGTGCGCGGAGGTGGACGTGAGGTCATCACCATCTACTCCTGA